In a genomic window of Candidatus Omnitrophota bacterium:
- a CDS encoding MarR family EPS-associated transcriptional regulator, translated as MTEQPQKEETLFIFKELEANPNTTQRDLSSRPNISLGRTNYLLRELILKGFIKAKSFTGNPGKLRKMHYLLTEKGLEEKFRLIKHFLQIKEVEYNKLKQESDLLMKTYGD; from the coding sequence ATGACTGAACAGCCCCAAAAAGAAGAAACTCTCTTTATTTTCAAAGAGTTAGAGGCCAACCCAAATACTACTCAACGGGATCTTTCCAGCCGCCCGAACATCTCCTTAGGTAGAACTAACTATCTTCTCCGTGAACTCATTTTAAAGGGTTTCATCAAAGCCAAAAGCTTCACCGGTAACCCCGGGAAGCTAAGAAAAATGCATTATCTTCTAACCGAGAAAGGCTTGGAAGAAAAATTCAGGCTTATTAAACATTTCCTGCAAATAAAAGAAGTAGAATACAATAAACTGAAACAGGAAAGTGATCTACTGATGAAAACTTATGGAGATTAA
- a CDS encoding NAD-dependent epimerase/dehydratase family protein — protein MPVVIVTGSCGLIGSETVSFFAEKGFDIVGIDNNMRKSFFGADGSILWNKQRLQKQHKNYRHYHVDIRDQGKINSIFKKFNKDIALIAHAAAQPSHDWAAKDPMVDFGVNAQGTLVMLEALRKFSPHAVFIFTSTNKVYGDTPNRLPLIEKEKRFEIAGGHKYYKGIDETMSIDNCLHSVFGASKVAADVMAQEYGKYFHLKTGIFRGGCLTGPAHSGAELHGFLSYLVKCAVTKRTYKIYGYKGKQVRDNIHSFDLVNAFYHYFQNPRLGEVYNIGGGRFANVSVLEAIEICEKLTGEQFEYEYIDTNRIGDHIWWISDVSKFKSHYPNWNYKFGIEETIKQIHDNYRQSM, from the coding sequence ATGCCGGTTGTTATAGTAACGGGTTCCTGCGGTTTAATCGGCTCTGAAACCGTCAGTTTCTTTGCCGAAAAAGGTTTTGATATCGTCGGTATCGATAATAATATGCGCAAAAGTTTTTTTGGCGCGGATGGCTCAATCCTTTGGAATAAACAGCGTCTCCAGAAACAACATAAAAACTACCGTCATTATCACGTGGATATCCGCGATCAAGGAAAAATAAATTCAATATTCAAGAAATTCAATAAAGATATCGCTTTAATTGCGCACGCCGCGGCCCAGCCTTCCCATGATTGGGCGGCTAAAGATCCCATGGTTGATTTTGGGGTTAATGCTCAAGGCACGCTGGTTATGCTTGAGGCCCTGCGCAAATTCTCACCCCATGCGGTTTTTATCTTTACCTCAACGAATAAAGTCTACGGTGATACTCCTAACCGCCTGCCCTTAATTGAAAAAGAAAAGCGTTTTGAAATAGCCGGCGGCCATAAATATTATAAGGGTATCGATGAAACCATGAGCATCGATAATTGTTTACATTCAGTTTTTGGGGCATCTAAAGTTGCCGCGGATGTGATGGCCCAGGAATACGGAAAATATTTTCATTTAAAGACCGGCATATTTAGGGGAGGCTGCCTTACCGGCCCGGCGCATTCCGGAGCCGAACTGCATGGATTTTTGTCTTATTTAGTAAAATGCGCGGTAACAAAACGCACATATAAAATTTACGGTTACAAGGGTAAGCAGGTAAGGGACAATATTCATTCATTTGATTTGGTTAACGCGTTTTACCACTACTTCCAGAATCCCCGCTTGGGTGAGGTTTATAATATTGGAGGAGGCAGGTTTGCCAATGTGTCGGTTTTAGAAGCAATTGAGATTTGCGAAAAATTAACCGGGGAACAGTTTGAGTATGAGTATATTGATACCAACCGTATCGGCGACCACATCTGGTGGATCAGCGATGTCTCTAAATTTAAATCACATTATCCGAACTGGAATTACAAGTTTGGTATCGAAGAAACAATCAAACAAATTCACGATAATTATAGACAGTCTATGTAA
- the rfbB gene encoding dTDP-glucose 4,6-dehydratase, with amino-acid sequence MRKRIPKILVTGAAGFIGSAFVRLLSKGLSPKGTVPEVTIIDKLTYAADLKRLEDIDKRGLSPKGTVPFYKADICNKKQIERIFLKEKPDIVVHFAAESHVDRSINDASPFIETNIKGTQVLIDASRKYNIKQFILISTDEIYGEIANGKFNEDSPIKPNSPYAASKAAADLLVQSYIRTYKFPAIIIRPSNNYGPWQYPEKLIPLAILRIIEGGKVPLYGKGQNVREWLYVDDCAKGILAIMDKGASGQIYNLGSSQESRNIDTVKLLLETLGVSQKRFKFVKDRLGHDIRYSLDSKKLYQKLGWEPSVKLAQGLKLTVDWSLKHQAWLRSKLGDINKLYNK; translated from the coding sequence ATGCGTAAAAGAATACCTAAAATCTTAGTTACCGGCGCCGCCGGCTTTATCGGCAGCGCATTTGTTAGATTATTATCGAAGGGACTGTCCCCGAAGGGGACTGTCCCTGAGGTTACTATAATTGATAAACTCACTTATGCCGCAGACCTGAAGCGTCTCGAAGATATTGATAAAAGGGGACTGTCCCCGAAGGGGACTGTCCCCTTTTACAAAGCCGATATTTGCAATAAAAAACAGATTGAAAGGATTTTTTTAAAAGAGAAACCGGATATCGTCGTCCATTTCGCCGCTGAAAGCCACGTCGACCGCAGCATTAACGATGCTTCGCCGTTTATCGAAACTAACATTAAGGGCACGCAGGTTCTTATTGATGCCAGCCGCAAATACAATATAAAGCAATTTATTTTAATCTCGACTGACGAAATCTACGGAGAGATTGCCAATGGCAAGTTTAATGAGGATTCTCCGATTAAACCGAACAGCCCTTACGCGGCTTCTAAGGCCGCCGCGGATCTTTTAGTACAATCATATATCCGGACTTATAAGTTTCCCGCGATAATTATCCGTCCCTCAAATAATTACGGGCCATGGCAGTATCCGGAGAAGTTGATTCCACTGGCGATCTTAAGAATAATAGAGGGAGGTAAAGTTCCGCTTTATGGTAAGGGGCAAAATGTGCGTGAATGGCTCTATGTAGATGATTGCGCAAAAGGCATCCTGGCGATTATGGATAAAGGCGCAAGCGGGCAGATTTATAATTTAGGCAGCAGCCAGGAAAGCAGGAATATCGATACGGTAAAACTTTTATTGGAAACTTTGGGAGTCAGCCAGAAAAGATTTAAATTTGTTAAGGATCGCCTTGGCCACGATATAAGATATAGTTTGGATTCCAAAAAGCTTTACCAAAAGCTCGGCTGGGAACCCAGCGTTAAACTTGCGCAAGGCCTTAAGCTTACCGTGGACTGGTCGCTTAAGCATCAAGCTTGGCTTAGAAGTAAGCTAGGAGATATAAATAAATTGTATAATAAATAG
- a CDS encoding phospholipase D-like domain-containing protein: protein MRLRTLSIIIILLLATTRGFCYPADVVSLNNREYFPAAQKAIAQAKKSIFIVMYLISFDKENKSSKVFQLVDELVKAKLRGVEVKAILDYQSSSTFPAGQENYAAFKFLKDKGIDAYFDGAVVYTHTKAMVIDKRIVISGSHNWSDAALERNNETSFLIDSPELASRLLDEFSRIKLSRPELKEGAVARIPYWAMEKNGIILDMLHRHDEKCLDTWLLLLRDFDGNAAGLVNTNYEVLA, encoded by the coding sequence ATGAGATTACGTACACTGTCTATAATTATTATTCTTCTCTTGGCCACCACTCGCGGATTTTGCTATCCGGCCGACGTAGTCAGCCTCAACAACCGGGAGTATTTTCCGGCGGCGCAAAAAGCGATCGCGCAGGCAAAGAAATCTATATTTATAGTGATGTATTTAATCAGTTTCGACAAAGAAAACAAAAGCTCAAAAGTTTTTCAATTAGTGGACGAACTGGTTAAAGCTAAGCTTAGGGGGGTGGAGGTTAAGGCTATTTTGGATTACCAGAGTAGCTCTACTTTTCCCGCGGGCCAGGAAAATTATGCGGCATTTAAGTTTCTTAAGGATAAGGGAATTGATGCTTATTTTGACGGCGCGGTAGTTTACACCCACACTAAAGCCATGGTTATCGATAAGAGGATAGTTATTTCCGGAAGCCACAACTGGTCTGACGCCGCGCTTGAGAGGAACAACGAGACTTCATTTTTAATCGATTCACCTGAATTAGCCAGCCGGCTTTTGGATGAATTTTCGCGGATCAAGCTCTCGAGGCCTGAATTAAAAGAAGGCGCGGTGGCTAGAATTCCATATTGGGCAATGGAAAAAAACGGAATTATCCTGGATATGCTCCACCGGCACGATGAAAAGTGTCTTGATACCTGGCTTTTGCTCCTAAGGGATTTTGATGGCAATGCCGCTGGCCTGGTAAATACAAATTATGAAGTGCTGGCTTGA
- a CDS encoding NAD-dependent epimerase/dehydratase family protein: MKYNNILITGGAGFIGSNLAVYFKREYPRLKVFVLDNLVRRGSEFNLPRLKENGVKFIRGDARRPKDLDLEFDIDLILECSAEPSVLAGYQNPSYIIDTNLMGTVNCLELCRKRKAGMIFLSTSRVYPYEKINAIKRLESKSRFEWPRFSGIDTDFSLTGPKTLYGATKLASEFILQEYIAAYGIKAVVNRCGVVAGPWQFGKVDQGVFTYWMLAHYFKKPLKYIGFGGQGKQVRDLLHVDDLCRLIGIQANSLPKLSGNTYNVGGAREISLSLLETTALCRQISGNNVKVGHNLRNRPGDIAVYLTDNKKVTRELKWQPQKPAITILNDIFNWIRNNEAKLRKL; this comes from the coding sequence ATGAAGTATAATAATATTTTAATCACCGGCGGCGCGGGGTTTATCGGCAGTAACCTGGCGGTATATTTTAAGCGCGAATATCCGCGGCTTAAAGTTTTTGTTTTGGATAACTTGGTCCGCCGGGGAAGCGAATTTAATTTACCGCGGCTTAAGGAAAACGGCGTTAAGTTTATCCGCGGTGATGCCCGGCGCCCCAAAGACCTGGATCTGGAATTTGATATAGATTTGATATTGGAATGTTCAGCCGAGCCGTCGGTATTGGCGGGTTATCAGAATCCATCTTATATTATTGATACCAACCTGATGGGCACGGTTAACTGCCTTGAGTTGTGCCGCAAGCGTAAAGCGGGGATGATTTTCCTTTCCACAAGCAGGGTTTATCCCTATGAAAAAATAAACGCGATCAAGCGCCTTGAATCAAAGAGCAGGTTTGAGTGGCCGCGTTTTAGCGGTATCGATACGGATTTTTCTTTAACCGGCCCAAAGACTTTGTATGGGGCGACTAAGCTGGCGTCGGAATTTATCCTGCAAGAGTATATTGCCGCCTACGGGATCAAGGCGGTTGTGAACCGCTGCGGAGTGGTTGCCGGGCCATGGCAGTTTGGCAAGGTTGACCAGGGGGTATTTACCTATTGGATGCTGGCGCACTATTTTAAAAAGCCGCTTAAATATATCGGTTTTGGCGGGCAAGGCAAACAGGTGCGCGACCTTTTACATGTTGATGACCTTTGCCGGCTAATTGGCATACAGGCAAACAGCCTTCCTAAGTTAAGCGGCAATACTTATAATGTCGGCGGCGCAAGAGAAATAAGCCTTTCTTTATTGGAAACCACCGCGCTTTGCCGGCAGATTTCCGGTAATAACGTTAAAGTTGGCCACAACTTGCGTAACCGTCCGGGCGATATCGCCGTATACCTTACGGATAACAAAAAAGTTACCCGGGAACTAAAATGGCAGCCGCAAAAACCGGCAATAACGATCCTGAATGATATTTTTAACTGGATCAGGAATAATGAGGCGAAGCTAAGAAAACTCTAA
- a CDS encoding ATP-binding protein — protein sequence MKYYRRNIEGVLKKAALQFRVLVLTGMRQTGKSTLLAHLFQKTHRYVSLDNPRDLKLAQEDPELFFDEYKEPLIIDEIQYAPQLLPYIKIRADESGRRGRFILTGSQQFTMIHNLRESLAGRAAIFHLLPMAITEAKSATQNYSFRGINGSYPELMLRPNHDSQRWFGSYVSTYLEKDVQPFYRLEKITHFRDLLFLLAARSSQALNYQSLSNDLGVSIQAVKLWVSILEVSQVIFLLRPYHLNLGSRIVKSPKVYFTDIGLVNYLIGNKSKIALTRGAQAGAIFENFVIQELLKHYFNLGLTPPLYYYRTNNGLEIDIIIEEKAGVIRPCEIKLTKTPNSSMINSIERLRNLSKSKKLSILDGCVISLVDKSFPLTKTARAYNLKEFLSVI from the coding sequence ATGAAGTATTACAGGCGAAATATAGAAGGTGTCCTTAAGAAAGCCGCTCTCCAATTCCGCGTTTTAGTTTTGACCGGGATGCGCCAGACGGGAAAGTCTACGCTTCTTGCGCATCTTTTCCAAAAGACGCACCGCTATGTTTCTTTAGATAATCCGCGCGATTTAAAGCTCGCCCAGGAGGATCCGGAGCTATTTTTTGATGAGTATAAAGAGCCGTTAATCATAGACGAAATTCAATATGCCCCGCAGCTTCTGCCGTATATTAAGATAAGGGCGGATGAATCAGGGAGAAGAGGGCGGTTTATACTCACCGGTTCGCAGCAATTTACGATGATCCATAATCTCCGAGAGAGTTTGGCGGGTAGGGCGGCGATTTTTCATCTTTTGCCCATGGCTATTACTGAGGCAAAAAGCGCCACGCAGAACTATTCTTTCCGCGGTATTAATGGTTCATATCCAGAGTTAATGTTAAGGCCAAACCATGATTCGCAGCGCTGGTTTGGATCTTATGTATCCACATATTTAGAGAAAGACGTGCAGCCTTTTTATCGGCTGGAGAAAATAACCCATTTCCGCGACCTGCTCTTTCTTTTAGCTGCCCGCTCATCCCAGGCCTTAAATTATCAGTCTCTTTCTAATGATTTGGGCGTATCGATTCAAGCGGTGAAATTATGGGTAAGCATCCTTGAAGTATCCCAGGTTATATTTCTGCTTAGGCCATATCATCTTAATTTAGGCAGCCGTATTGTAAAATCTCCAAAAGTATATTTTACCGACATCGGATTAGTAAATTATTTAATCGGCAATAAATCAAAAATTGCTCTTACGCGCGGCGCGCAGGCAGGGGCTATTTTCGAGAATTTTGTGATCCAGGAACTATTAAAACATTATTTTAACCTCGGATTAACGCCGCCTCTTTACTATTACCGGACAAACAACGGGCTGGAAATAGATATAATTATTGAAGAAAAGGCGGGTGTGATTAGGCCTTGTGAGATCAAATTAACTAAAACGCCCAATTCCAGCATGATTAATTCGATAGAACGGTTGCGCAATCTGAGCAAAAGCAAAAAATTGTCTATACTAGACGGTTGTGTTATCTCGCTTGTTGATAAATCTTTTCCTCTTACTAAAACTGCTAGGGCATATAATCTAAAAGAGTTCTTGTCGGTTATTTAA